AGAAAAGGTTTTAGCACCGGTGTATCCTATATGTACTCTAGTTTATTCGAAGTATCCCAATGGTGTAACGCCGTCGACTTATTGGGAAAAAGGAGGAAAATCACGTTGATCTCTTGTTTCGGAGAAATAAGTGGCTCACGAGGAATGGAAAGAAACATATTATATTTGATCTCGAAGTCCTCATATAGCACTTCTTCCAATCCTGGATGGGGGATCACTTGTAGGAATGACATAATGCTAATCCATGTTCCACACGGCCAAGGAAGCCTCATTTTTGAATCTCATTATGAAGCGGAACTACAATAAAACTTTCTTTAAAATGAAAAAGTTTTTTGACAGTTTGAACTCTTTTGTTCCATTTTTTCGTTCTCACTTTTCATTTATAAAGGAATTCGAGAACGTCCGTGATAGGCGTTTTATTTTTCCTTTATAAATGAAAAGTCGTTTTTTTGTATTTTCTGGGATGGGTGAAAGGCCCATGTCTTCCCTACACGTGTCAAGTTGAATAAATGAATGCAGCCTCAACCAGAGAGATCGACCTGCAAGTTTTCCGAAACCGAACTGAATAGAATTGTTACTTTCCATGCTTGCTGAAAATCAAAGAAAGAAGGTCCATTTTCCCACGTAGTTCGTCGGTCAAACCAACGATTCTCTTCTCAAAGTAATAGAGAGATCTTTTTCTAGTTAGACTTCTATCAATGCAATGAAAGAACCATCCCTTCCTATTTGTTTGTCCTGTCAGATAGAAAGAAAATTAGGGGCCCTTCTTTACCACTTTAGGGGGTGAGGGTGAAGGGGGGGTTTACATACAACCGAGGCAAAGTGGTTTATGATTGAATCTCAGAGGCATTCTTATCATTTGGTAGATCCAAGTCCATGGCCTATTTCGGGTTCACTCGGAGCTTTGGCAACCACCGTAGGAGGTGTGATGTACATGCACCCATTTCAAGGGGGTGCAACACTTCTCAGTTTGGGCCTCATATTTCTCCTATATACCATGTTCGTATGGTGGCGCGATGTTCTACGTGAATCCACGTTGGAAGGACATCATACAAAAGTAGTACAATTAGGACCTCGATATGGTTCTATTCCGTTCATCGTATCGGAGGTTATGTTCCTTTTTGCTTTTTTTCGGGCTTCTTCTCATTCTTCTTTGGCACCTACGGTAGAGATCGGAGGTATTTGGCCCCCAAAAGGGATTGGGGTTTTAGATCCTCGGGAAATCCCTTTTCTTAATACCCCTATTCTCCTTTCATCCGGAGCTGCCGTAACTTGGGCTCATCATGCTATACTCGCGGGGAAGGAAAAACGAGCAGTTTACGCTTTAGTAGCTACCGTTTCACTGGCTCTAGTATTCACTGGCTTTCAAGGAATGGAATATTATCAAGCACCCTTCACTATTTCGGATAGTATTTATGGTTCTACCTTTTTCTTAGCAACCGGCTTTCATGGTTTTCATGTGATTATAGGTACTCTTTTCTTGATCGTATGTGGTATTCGCCAATATCTTGGTCATCTGACCAAGGAGCATCACGTTGG
The DNA window shown above is from Ziziphus jujuba mitochondrion, complete genome and carries:
- the atp8 gene encoding ATPase subunit 8, whose amino-acid sequence is MPQLDKFTYFTQFFWSCLFLFTFYIPICNDGDGVLGISRILKLRNKLVSHRGNNIRSNDPNSLEDILRKGFSTGVSYMYSSLFEVSQWCNAVDLLGKRRKITLISCFGEISGSRGMERNILYLISKSSYSTSSNPGWGITCRNDIMLIHVPHGQGSLIFESHYEAELQ
- the cox3 gene encoding cytochrome c oxidase subunit 3, which codes for MIESQRHSYHLVDPSPWPISGSLGALATTVGGVMYMHPFQGGATLLSLGLIFLLYTMFVWWRDVLRESTLEGHHTKVVQLGPRYGSIPFIVSEVMFLFAFFRASSHSSLAPTVEIGGIWPPKGIGVLDPREIPFLNTPILLSSGAAVTWAHHAILAGKEKRAVYALVATVSLALVFTGFQGMEYYQAPFTISDSIYGSTFFLATGFHGFHVIIGTLFLIVCGIRQYLGHLTKEHHVGFEAAAWYWHFVDVVRLFPFVSIYWWGGI